A part of Girardinichthys multiradiatus isolate DD_20200921_A chromosome 12, DD_fGirMul_XY1, whole genome shotgun sequence genomic DNA contains:
- the top3b gene encoding DNA topoisomerase 3-beta-1 isoform X2 — protein MVKFLQVEARGSDYVVLWLDCDKEGENICFEVLDAIHPVMNKGSVRDQSVFRAKFSSITDTDIWNAMNRLGEPNRNEALSVDARQELDLRIGCAFTRFQTKYFQGKYGNLDSSLISFGPCQTPTLGFCVERHDKIQSFKPETYWVLQAKVFKGKDTPLTLDWNRVRVFDREVGQMFVNLAKTSKEAQVESVSKKEKAKQRPQALNTVEMLRVASSALGMGPQHAMQIAERLYTQGYISYPRTETTHYPENFDLKATLKQQINNPVWAEEIKALLSTGINRPRKGSDAGDHPPITPMRSASEGELGSDGWRLYEYITRHFIATVSQDCKYLQTTIDFKIGMEAFSCSGKTLISAGYTTVMPWQGIPLEEALPACERGDTFTVDEIKLVERQTSPPDYLTEADLITLMEKHGIGTDASIPVHINNICQRNYVTVENGRRLKPTNLGIVLVHGYYKIDAELVLPTIRSAVEKQLNLIAQGKANYQQVLQHGLEIFKRKFHYFVDSITSMDELMEVSFSPIAATGKPLSRCGKCHRFMKYIQAKPSRLHCSHCDETHSLPQNGAIKLYKELRCPLDDFELVLWTSGARGKSYPLCPYCFSHPPFRDMKKGMGCNECTHPSCQHSLNSLGIGQCVECDGGVLVLDPTSGPKWRMACNKCNVVVHFFEHAHKVQVAQESCDACDASLVAVDFNKTRTPLPDGETQHTGCVFCDPIFQDVVELKHATMRHSMHRGGGARRGGRGRGRGRRGNPKKPKDKMAALAAYFV, from the exons ATGGTGAAGTTTCTCCAAGTTGAAGCCAGAGGCTCTGACTATGTGGTTTTATGGTTGGACTGTGATAAAGAAGGCGAGAACATTTGTTTTGAG GTTCTGGATGCCATCCACCCAGTGATGAACAAAGGCAGTGTCAGGGATCAGAGCGTCTTCCGTGCCAAATTCAGCTCCATAACTGACACCGACATCTGGAACGCCATGAACCGCCTTGGAGAACCCAACAGAAATGAAGCGCTGTCGGTAGATGCTCGTCAGGAGTTGGACCTGCGAATCGGCTGCGCCTTCACACG attccagaccaagtattTCCAGGGCAAATATGGGAATTTAGACTCCTCCTTAATCTCATTTGGACCGTGTCAGACCCCAACACTTGGTTTCTGTGTTGAGCGCCATGATAAGATCCAGTCCTTTAAACCGGAAACATACTGGGTCCTCCAGGCAAAG GTGTTCAAAGGAAAGGACACCCCCCTGACTCTGGACTGGAACAGGGTGAGGGTCTTTGACAGAGAAGTGGGCCAGATGTTTGTCAACCTGGCCAAGACTTCCAAGGAAGCCCAG GTGGAGTCGGTGAGTAAAAAAGAGAAGGCCAAACAGAGGCCCCAGGCTTTGAATACTGTGGAGATGCTGAGAGTGGCCAGCTCTGCTTTAG GTATGGGTCCCCAACATGCCATGCAGATTGCAGAGCGCCTATATACGCAGGGCTACATCAGCTACCCACGTACTGAGACGACCCACTACCCCGAGAACTTTGACCTGAAGGCAACCCTGAAGCAGCAGATCAACAACCCTGTGTGGGCAGAGGAG ATAAAAGCGCTTCTCTCAACTGGCATAAACCGACCCAGGAAGGGAAGTGAtgcaggagaccatccacccaTTACTCCCATGCGTTCTGCGTCAGAGGGGGAACTGG GGAGTGATGGCTGGCGCTTGTACGAATACATCACACGACATTTCATTGCCACTGTCAGTCAGGACTGCAAGTACCTGCAAACCACAATAGACTTCAAAATTGGCATGGAGGCCTTCTCATGTAGTGGGAAAACTCTCATATCAGCAG GTTACACAACAGTGATGCCATGGCAGGGAATTCCTCTGGAAGAAGCTCTACCCGCCTGCGAACGTGGAGACACTTTTACGGTGGACGAGATCAAGCTAGTGGAGCGGCAGACCAGCCCTCCAGACTACCTGACAGAGGCAGATCTCATCACACTCATGGAGAAACATGGCATCG GTACTGATGCCAGTATTCCCGTCCACATCAATAACATCTGTCAGAGGAACTATGTGACGGTAGAGAATGGACGCAGACTAAAGCCCACCAACCTGGGCATTGTCTTGGTGCACGGCTACTACAAAATAG ATGCAGAGCTTGTGCTCCCTACCATCCGCAGCGCTGTGGAGAAGCAGCTGAACCTTATTGCTCAGGGGAAAGCAAACTACCAGCAGGTGCTGCAGCACGGACTGGAGATCTTTAAGAGGAAGTTTCACTACTTTGTTGATTCCATCACCA GTATGGATGAGCTGATGGAGGTCTCCTTCTCCCCCATTGCTGCCACTGGAAAGCCCCTCTCTCGCTGTGGCAAATGCCACCGCTTCATGAAGTACATCCAG GCCAAGCCGAGCCGGCTCCATTGCTCCCACTGTGACGAGACCCACAGTCTGCCCCAGAACGGAGCCATTAAGCTGTACAAGGAGCTCCGATGTCCATTGGATGACTTTGAGCTCGTGCTGTGGACATCTGGGGCCCGAGGCAAGAGCTACCCACTGTGTCCCTACTGTTTCAGCCATCCACCTTTCAGGGACATGAAGAAAG GTATGGGATGTAATGAGTGCACCCATCCATCCTGTCAGCATTCCCTCAACTCTCTGGGCATCGGCCAGTGTGTTGAGTGTGACGGTGGCGTTTTGGTGCTCGATCCCACATCTGGACCAAAATGGAGAATGGCTTGCAACAAATGCAATGTGGTGGTGCACTTCTTTGAACATGCACACAAAGTACAG GTTGCTCAGGAGAGCTGTGATGCTTGTGATGCCTCCCTTGTTGCTGTGGACTTCAACAAGACTCGCACTCCTCTTCCTGACGGTGAGACCCAACACACCGGCTGTGTTTTCTGTGATCCAATCTTCCAGGATGTGGTGGAGCTCAAACATGCCACCATGAGGCACTCCATGCACCGAGGTGGAGGAGCAAGACGAGGAGGACGAGGACGGGGCAGGGGACGTCGTGGCAATCCTAAAAAACCTAAAGATAAAATGGCAGCACTGGCAGCATATTTTGTGTAG
- the top3b gene encoding DNA topoisomerase 3-beta-1 isoform X1 has protein sequence MRTVLMVAEKPSLAQSIAKILSKGSCTSRKGLNGACSVHEYSGSFQGQTVRFKMTSVCGHVMSLDFTGKYNNWDKVDPAELFSKAPTEKKEANPKLNMVKFLQVEARGSDYVVLWLDCDKEGENICFEVLDAIHPVMNKGSVRDQSVFRAKFSSITDTDIWNAMNRLGEPNRNEALSVDARQELDLRIGCAFTRFQTKYFQGKYGNLDSSLISFGPCQTPTLGFCVERHDKIQSFKPETYWVLQAKVFKGKDTPLTLDWNRVRVFDREVGQMFVNLAKTSKEAQVESVSKKEKAKQRPQALNTVEMLRVASSALGMGPQHAMQIAERLYTQGYISYPRTETTHYPENFDLKATLKQQINNPVWAEEIKALLSTGINRPRKGSDAGDHPPITPMRSASEGELGSDGWRLYEYITRHFIATVSQDCKYLQTTIDFKIGMEAFSCSGKTLISAGYTTVMPWQGIPLEEALPACERGDTFTVDEIKLVERQTSPPDYLTEADLITLMEKHGIGTDASIPVHINNICQRNYVTVENGRRLKPTNLGIVLVHGYYKIDAELVLPTIRSAVEKQLNLIAQGKANYQQVLQHGLEIFKRKFHYFVDSITSMDELMEVSFSPIAATGKPLSRCGKCHRFMKYIQAKPSRLHCSHCDETHSLPQNGAIKLYKELRCPLDDFELVLWTSGARGKSYPLCPYCFSHPPFRDMKKGMGCNECTHPSCQHSLNSLGIGQCVECDGGVLVLDPTSGPKWRMACNKCNVVVHFFEHAHKVQVAQESCDACDASLVAVDFNKTRTPLPDGETQHTGCVFCDPIFQDVVELKHATMRHSMHRGGGARRGGRGRGRGRRGNPKKPKDKMAALAAYFV, from the exons ATGAGAACTGTTCTGATGGTGGCAGAGAAACCCTCTTTGGCCCAGTCGATCGCCAAAATCCTCTCCAAAG GAAGCTGTACAAGTCGGAAAGGGCTCAATGGAGCATGCTCAGTGCATGAATACAGTGGCAGTTTTCAAGGTCAGACCGTCCGCTTTAAGATGACCTCTGTTTGTGGGCATGTGATGAGTCTGGATTTCACTG GAAAGTACAACAATTGGGACAAGGTGGACCCTGCAGAGCTGTTTAGTAAAGCTCCAACGGAAAAGAAGGAAGCCAATCCCAAACTCAACATGGTGAAGTTTCTCCAAGTTGAAGCCAGAGGCTCTGACTATGTGGTTTTATGGTTGGACTGTGATAAAGAAGGCGAGAACATTTGTTTTGAG GTTCTGGATGCCATCCACCCAGTGATGAACAAAGGCAGTGTCAGGGATCAGAGCGTCTTCCGTGCCAAATTCAGCTCCATAACTGACACCGACATCTGGAACGCCATGAACCGCCTTGGAGAACCCAACAGAAATGAAGCGCTGTCGGTAGATGCTCGTCAGGAGTTGGACCTGCGAATCGGCTGCGCCTTCACACG attccagaccaagtattTCCAGGGCAAATATGGGAATTTAGACTCCTCCTTAATCTCATTTGGACCGTGTCAGACCCCAACACTTGGTTTCTGTGTTGAGCGCCATGATAAGATCCAGTCCTTTAAACCGGAAACATACTGGGTCCTCCAGGCAAAG GTGTTCAAAGGAAAGGACACCCCCCTGACTCTGGACTGGAACAGGGTGAGGGTCTTTGACAGAGAAGTGGGCCAGATGTTTGTCAACCTGGCCAAGACTTCCAAGGAAGCCCAG GTGGAGTCGGTGAGTAAAAAAGAGAAGGCCAAACAGAGGCCCCAGGCTTTGAATACTGTGGAGATGCTGAGAGTGGCCAGCTCTGCTTTAG GTATGGGTCCCCAACATGCCATGCAGATTGCAGAGCGCCTATATACGCAGGGCTACATCAGCTACCCACGTACTGAGACGACCCACTACCCCGAGAACTTTGACCTGAAGGCAACCCTGAAGCAGCAGATCAACAACCCTGTGTGGGCAGAGGAG ATAAAAGCGCTTCTCTCAACTGGCATAAACCGACCCAGGAAGGGAAGTGAtgcaggagaccatccacccaTTACTCCCATGCGTTCTGCGTCAGAGGGGGAACTGG GGAGTGATGGCTGGCGCTTGTACGAATACATCACACGACATTTCATTGCCACTGTCAGTCAGGACTGCAAGTACCTGCAAACCACAATAGACTTCAAAATTGGCATGGAGGCCTTCTCATGTAGTGGGAAAACTCTCATATCAGCAG GTTACACAACAGTGATGCCATGGCAGGGAATTCCTCTGGAAGAAGCTCTACCCGCCTGCGAACGTGGAGACACTTTTACGGTGGACGAGATCAAGCTAGTGGAGCGGCAGACCAGCCCTCCAGACTACCTGACAGAGGCAGATCTCATCACACTCATGGAGAAACATGGCATCG GTACTGATGCCAGTATTCCCGTCCACATCAATAACATCTGTCAGAGGAACTATGTGACGGTAGAGAATGGACGCAGACTAAAGCCCACCAACCTGGGCATTGTCTTGGTGCACGGCTACTACAAAATAG ATGCAGAGCTTGTGCTCCCTACCATCCGCAGCGCTGTGGAGAAGCAGCTGAACCTTATTGCTCAGGGGAAAGCAAACTACCAGCAGGTGCTGCAGCACGGACTGGAGATCTTTAAGAGGAAGTTTCACTACTTTGTTGATTCCATCACCA GTATGGATGAGCTGATGGAGGTCTCCTTCTCCCCCATTGCTGCCACTGGAAAGCCCCTCTCTCGCTGTGGCAAATGCCACCGCTTCATGAAGTACATCCAG GCCAAGCCGAGCCGGCTCCATTGCTCCCACTGTGACGAGACCCACAGTCTGCCCCAGAACGGAGCCATTAAGCTGTACAAGGAGCTCCGATGTCCATTGGATGACTTTGAGCTCGTGCTGTGGACATCTGGGGCCCGAGGCAAGAGCTACCCACTGTGTCCCTACTGTTTCAGCCATCCACCTTTCAGGGACATGAAGAAAG GTATGGGATGTAATGAGTGCACCCATCCATCCTGTCAGCATTCCCTCAACTCTCTGGGCATCGGCCAGTGTGTTGAGTGTGACGGTGGCGTTTTGGTGCTCGATCCCACATCTGGACCAAAATGGAGAATGGCTTGCAACAAATGCAATGTGGTGGTGCACTTCTTTGAACATGCACACAAAGTACAG GTTGCTCAGGAGAGCTGTGATGCTTGTGATGCCTCCCTTGTTGCTGTGGACTTCAACAAGACTCGCACTCCTCTTCCTGACGGTGAGACCCAACACACCGGCTGTGTTTTCTGTGATCCAATCTTCCAGGATGTGGTGGAGCTCAAACATGCCACCATGAGGCACTCCATGCACCGAGGTGGAGGAGCAAGACGAGGAGGACGAGGACGGGGCAGGGGACGTCGTGGCAATCCTAAAAAACCTAAAGATAAAATGGCAGCACTGGCAGCATATTTTGTGTAG